In a genomic window of Drosophila takahashii strain IR98-3 E-12201 chromosome 3L, DtakHiC1v2, whole genome shotgun sequence:
- the ome gene encoding venom dipeptidyl peptidase 4 isoform X2, translated as MSGNDVSVTETAQSDQNLMHTKEKKRRVRIILSIVTAVILVALLATALVFILRTDEKDNSDDSDSNSNNAIDLEDVLNGQLYAKRFNGSWSNGDSLIFKENASIIEFDARTGERTVLLENALHYVLYEKSADGQFLLLAKNYRKNFRYSFLAEYDLYNLNTKTFTALTVENVQQYLSMVQWSPVGNALVFNFNRNLYYKKSASDQEIAITSDLSDKILNGIPDWVYEEEVFSSNVATWFNPKGTQLAFIKFDDSSTHQINFPYYGDAGDLRYQYPLHQVIAYPKAGSSNPRVELVMVDLERAIAGNDFLTTMPVPPALNTETDYIVTVVSWVDDSNVLSIWMNRIQNAASVVTFDGLNRKVIYSDESKTGWVDLYTAPFRNRNGSRLAFVLPYNNYKQVQLLSSTVASAEPQTPEPLTEGKYVVDSILHWDGSNDIIFYTANTEDHPEQLHLYAVRALAKQSPKCLTCNLIKSGDVTQTYFSATFNDNNHIVITSQGPGIPTTHIYEWKFENSQVVISHVLDWETNESLRAKLKGTKLPSHKILTVNIDGGFQAKVLLQLPPNLDTSGATKYPMLVDVYGGPDSYSVTNKWMVDWGTYLTSNQSVIYAKIDGRGSGLRGESLLHSIYLKLGTVEISDQINVTQSLTKTLNYIDPDHVGIWGWSYGGYAAAMALANDQNQVFKCAASIAPVTDWAYYDSIYTERYMGLPNTNEAGYEHSRLSTMAYKLKGKKYLLVHGTSDDNVHYQQAMILAKNLERQDILFKQISYADEDHGLTNVRPHLYHSLDRFFGECFASSRLMKSAK; from the exons AATCTGATGCATACCAAGGAGAAGAAGCGTCGGGTGCGGATAATTCTAAGCATTGTGACAGCTGTAATATTGGTTGCTTTGTTGGCCACAGCCTTGGTATTCATACTTCGCACAGATGAAAAGGACAATTCCGACGACTCGGATTCGAACTCCAATAATGCCATAGATCTCGAAGATGTGCTGAACGGTCAACTGTATGCCAAGCGCTTTAACGGTAGCTGGAGCAATGGCGACAGTCTGATTTTCAAGGAAAATGCT TCTATCATTGAGTTCGATGCCAGGACAGGAGAACGCACCGTCCTGCTGGAGAATGCCCTTCACTATGTGCTCTATGAGAAGTCTGCCGATGGGCAGTTTCTTCTGCTGGCGAAGAACTACAGGAAGAACTTCCGATACAGCTTCCTCGCGGAGTACGATCTGTACAACTTGAACACCAAAACATTTACTGCACTGACCGTCGAAAATGTGCAGCAGTACTTGAGTATGGTCCAATGGTCGCCGGTGGGAAATGCTCTGGTTTTCAACTTCAATCGGAATCTGTACTACAAGAAGAGTGCTTCGGATCAGGAGATCGCTATCACTAGTGACCTCAGCGATAAAATACTCAATGGCATCCCCGACTGGGTGTATGAGGAGGAGGTATTCAGCTCTAATGTGGCCACTTGGTTCAATCCCAAGGGCACCCAACTGGCCTTCATCAAGTTCGACGACTCGTCCACGCATCAGATTAATTTCCCCTACTACGGTGATGCCGGTGATCTGCGATACCAGTATCCGCTGCACCAGGTGATCGCCTATCCCAAGGCTGGATCCTCCAATCCGCGGGTGGAACTGGTGATGGTCGATCTGGAGAGGGCAATCGCTGGTAACGATTTCTTGACCACAATGCCGGTGCCACCGGCTTTAAATACGGAAACGGACTATATCGTCACCGTGGTCAGTTGGGTGGACGATAGCAACGTGCTGTCCATCTGGATGAACCGCATCCAGAACGCCGCCTCTGTCGTTACCTTCGACGGACTCAACAGGAAAGTG ATCTACAGCGACGAATCGAAGACCGGTTGGGTTGACCTCTATACCGCTCCGTTCCGTAACCGCAATGGTTCCCGCCTGGCCTTCGTCCTGCCGTACAACAACTACAAGCAAGTCCAGCTCCTCAGCTCCACGGTGGCCAGCGCCGAGCCACAGACTCCAGAGCCCCTGACCGAGGGCAAGTACGTGGTGGACAGCATCCTGCACTGGGACGGATCCAACGACATCATCTTCTACACGGCCAACACGGAGGACCATCCGGAGCAGCTGCATCTGTACGCCGTTCGGGCGCTGGCCAAGCAGAGTCCCAAGTGCCTCACTTGCAACCTGATAAAGTCCGGGGATGTGACGCAGACCTACTTCTCGGCGACCTTCAACGACAATAATCACATTGTGATAACCTCTCAGGGACCTGGCATTCCCACCACCCACATCTACGAGTGGAAATTCGAAAACT CTCAAGTTGTCATCTCGCACGTCCTCGACTGGGAAACCAATGAAAGCCTGCGTGCCAAACTGAAAGGCACAAAACTGCCTTCCCACAAGATCCTCACCGTTAACATTGACGGTGGCTTCCAGGCGAAGGTTCTGCTCCAGCTGCCTCCCAATTTGGACACCAGTGGTGCAACCAAGTATCCCATGCTTGTGGATGTCTACGGAGGACCGGATTCCTATTCT GTAACCAACAAGTGGATGGTGGACTGGGGCACTTATTTGACCTCAAATCAGTCTGTGATCTATGCCAAGATCGATGGTCGGGGCTCCGGACTCCGTGGTGAGAGTCTCCTCCATTCCATCTACCTAAAGCTGGGCACCGTGGAGATCAGCGATCAGATCAACGTTACTCA ATCCCTCACTAAAACGCTGAACTACATTGATCCGGATCACGTTGGCATTTGGGGCTGGTCATATGGTGGCTATGCAGCTGCAATGGCTCTGGCCAACGACCAAAACCAAGTGTTTAAGTGTGCAGCCTCGATAGCTCCAGTCACGGATTGGGCCTACTATG ACTCCATTTACACAGAGCGCTATATGGGCCTGCCCAATACAAATGAAGCGGGCTATGAACATTCCAGACTGAGCACAATGGCCTACAAGTTAAAGGGCAAGAAATACCTATTGGTCCATGGTACGTCCGATGATAATGTGCACTACCAGCAAGCCATGATTCTAGCCAAAAATCTGGAGCGTCAAGATATTCTTTTCAAGCAGATT AGCTACGCTGATGAGGATCACGGTCTGACCAATGTGCGTCCGCATTTGTATCATTCGTTGGATCGCTTCTTTGGCGAATGCTTCGCCAGCAGTCGCCTAATGAAAAGTGCCAAATAA
- the Trl gene encoding transcription activator GAGA isoform X1, with protein sequence MSLPMNSLYSLTWGDYGTSLVSAIQLLRCHGDLVDCTLAAGGRSFPAHKIVLCAASPFLLDLLKNTPCKHPVVMLAGVNANDLEALLEFVYRGEVSVDHAQLPSLLQAAQCLNIQGLAPQTVTKDDYTTHSIQLQHMIPQHHDQDQLIATIATAPQQTVHAQVVEDIHHQGQILQATTQTNAAGQQQTIVTTDAAKHDQAVIQAFLPARKRKPRVNKKSPTAPKISKVEGMDTIMGTPTSSHGSGSVQQVLGENGAEGQLLSSTPIIKSEGQKVETIVTMDPNNMIPVTSANAATGEITTAQGATGSSGVNTSGGSSTPKAKRAKHPPGAEKPRSRSQSEQPATCPICYAVIRQSRNLRRHLELRHFAKPGVKKEKKSKSGNDTTLDSSLELNTTAEGDNTVGSDGPGGAGSQGGQSSATSGKKSSSGSSGSGSGGSGAMSSSGNVPQVQTVQSLHTLQGVQVKKDPDAQQQQQQQQQQQQAMAVSGSAGGQVQQQQVQQVQQVQQQVQQQQQQQQQQQLQHHQIIDSSGNITTATTSAQAAAAAQQQAAGQQQQLVAQSADGSESGAPLSIAQVQTLQGHQIIGNLNQVNMTDFQQQQQQQQQQQQQQQQQQQQQQQTQPQQTL encoded by the exons ATGTCGCTGCCAATGAATTCGCTGTATTCGCTCACCTGGGGCGATTACGGCACCAGCCTCGTATCGGCCATCCAATTGTTGCGCTGCCATGGCGACCTCGTCGATTGCACGCTGGCAGCCGGCGGGCGGAGTTTTCCCGCCCACAAGATAGTTCTGTGCGCCGCCTCCCCCTTTCTGCTGGACTTGCTCAAG aatacACCATGCAAGCATCCAGTGGTAATGTTGGCTGGCGTAAATGCGAACGATCTGGAGGCTCTGCTGGAGTTTGTGTACCGTGGCGAGGTGAGTGTGGACCATGCCCAGCTACCATCGCTCCTGCAGGCCGCCCAGTGCCTCAACATCCAGGGACTGGCCCCGCAGACGGTGACCAAGGACGACTACACCACGCACTCGATTCAACTGCAACACATGATTCCGCAACATCACGACCAGGACCAACTTATAGCAACGATCGCCACGGCCCCACAGCAAACGGTTCATGCCCAGGTGGTGGAGGACATCCATCATCAGGGCCAGATCCTCCAGGCAACGACCCAGACCAACGCAGCAGGACAACAGCAGACCATTGTGACCACGGACGCAGCTAAACATGACCAGGCAGTGATTCAGGCATTCCTCCCGGCACGCAAGCGCAAACCGCGCGTCAATAAAAAGTCAC CAACGGCACCGAAAATAAGCAAAGTTGAAGGAATGGACACGATCATGGGCACCCCGACTTCTTCACACGGTTCAGGATCCGTGCAACAGGTACTCGGCGAAAATGGAGCCGAGGGCCAGCTGCTTTCATCCACACCGATCATTAAGAGCGAAGGACAAAAGGTAGAGACAATTGTGACCATGGACCCCAACAACATGATACCGGTAACCTCGGCAAATGCGGCAACTGGAGAAATAACAACGGCACAAGGAGCCACTGGCTCATCCGGCGTCAATACGAGTGGCGGTTCATCCACGCCAAAGGCTAAACGCGCTAAACATCCGCCCGGAGCAGAAA AACCCCGTTCGCGGTCGCAATCGGAACAACCTGCTACTTGCCCCATTTGCTATGCTGTCATTCGTCAATCGCGGAACCTGCGGCGCCATCTCGAGCTGCGGCACTTCGCCAAGCCGGGCGtgaagaaggagaagaaaaGTAAGTCCGGTAACGATACCACCCTAGACTCCAGCTTGGAGCTGAACACCACGGCAGAGGGCGACAACACAGTGGGCAGTGATGGACCAGGCGGAGCGGGATCACAAGGAGGACAATCATCCG CAACCAGTGGCAAGAAGTCTAGTAGCGGATCCAGTGGTTCGGGATCGGGAGGCAGTGGAGCAATGAGCTCCAGCGGCAATGTGCCACAGGTGCAGACGGTGCAGTCCTTGCATACGTTGCAGGGCGTGCAGGTGAAGAAGGATCCCgatgcccagcagcagcagcaacagcaacaacagcagcagcaggcaatGGCAGTGAGTGGTTCGGCGGGCGGACaagtgcaacaacagcaggTGCAGCAAGTGCAGCAAGTGCAACAGCaagtccagcagcagcagcaacaacagcagcagcaacagctgcAACATCACCAAATCATAGACTCCTCGGGCAACATAACAACGGCTACGACGAGCGCTCAAGCGGCTGCTGCCGCTCAGCAACAGGCGGccgggcagcagcaacaactagTGGCTCAGTCCGCCGATGGCAGCGAGAGTGGAGCACCGCTTTCGATTGCCCAGGTGCAGACGCTGCAGGGCCATCAGATCATAGGCAATTTAAATCAGGTGAATATGACTGACttccagcaacaacagcagcagcagcaacagcaacaacagcagcagcagcaacaacaacagcagcaacagcaaacacAACCACAACAGACGCTCTGA
- the LOC108055576 gene encoding mucin-21, translating into MSSGPGGGGGGGSGQQQQQHNTSSNNGGTTAATLSSNSNSRSNTPGTSASSSGNGTGATSTLQRRILRGHAAQTTSGERVLLINYVPQSGAGSGATATASTQSTSQLPTRKILQARASAAAAAASLGGGAVATSSSPPSTPAVSFAGLGSEVTVTLTRTNQRASVTSVTAAGHIVRNQQATTYHQSTNTATTASTSSGASAIHEHIATSTSPPPLVFTHQPHHHHSQQQQQHEYHQDHQLVDHHHLDQDHIIIDHHQQTEDDQLIEYDDGGTIEEQHHQLQLQEDLHDPQQQQHHDVVQEVYLQ; encoded by the coding sequence ATGTCCAGCGGccctggaggaggaggaggaggcgggagcgggcagcagcagcagcaacataacaccagcagcaacaacggtggcacgacagcagcaacattgagcagcaacagcaacagcaggagcAACACGCCAGGAACGTCAGCATCATCGTCTGGAAATGGAACAGGAGCAACATCTACACTCCAGCGACGCATCCTGCGCGGTCATGCGGCGCAGACAACCAGCGGCGAGCGTGTCCTGCTCATTAACTACGTGCCACAATCGGGAGCTGGATCGGGAGCAACAGCAACCGCATCCACCCAGAGTACGTCCCAATTGCCCACCCGTAAAATTCTCCAGGCCAGAGcctcggcagcagcagcagcagcatctttGGGAGGAGGAGCAGTAGCTACATCATCCTCGCCACCATCCACACCAGCTGTCTCGTTTGCCGGACTGGGCTCCGAGGTGACCGTCACCTTGACGCGCACAAATCAGCGCGCCAGCGTGACCAGTGTCACAGCCGCCGGTCATATTGTTCGAAATCAGCAAGCCACCACCTATCACCAgagcacaaacacagccaccACAGCATCGACCTCGAGCGGCGCGTCGGCGATACACGAGCACATAGCCACGTCGACGTCGCCGCCGCCACTGGTCTTCACCCATCAGCCACATCATCACCAcagccaacagcagcagcaacatgagtATCACCAAGATCACCAGCTGGTGGATCACCATCATTTGGATCAAGATCACATAATCATAGATCATCATCAGCAGACGGAGGATGATCAGTTGATCGAGTACGATGATGGCGGAACGATTGAGGAGCAGCATCATCAGCTGCAATTGCAGGAGGACCTACACgatccccagcagcagcaacatcatgaCGTTGTCCAAGAAGTGTATCTCCAGTAA
- the Trl gene encoding transcription activator GAGA isoform X2 — protein MSLPMNSLYSLTWGDYGTSLVSAIQLLRCHGDLVDCTLAAGGRSFPAHKIVLCAASPFLLDLLKNTPCKHPVVMLAGVNANDLEALLEFVYRGEVSVDHAQLPSLLQAAQCLNIQGLAPQTVTKDDYTTHSIQLQHMIPQHHDQDQLIATIATAPQQTVHAQVVEDIHHQGQILQATTQTNAAGQQQTIVTTDAAKHDQAVIQAFLPARKRKPRVNKKSPTAPKISKVEGMDTIMGTPTSSHGSGSVQQVLGENGAEGQLLSSTPIIKSEGQKVETIVTMDPNNMIPVTSANAATGEITTAQGATGSSGVNTSGGSSTPKAKRAKHPPGAEKPRSRSQSEQPATCPICYAVIRQSRNLRRHLELRHFAKPGVKKEKKSKSGNDTTLDSSLELNTTAEGDNTVGSDGPGGAGSQGGQSSATSGKKSSSGSSGSGSGGSGAMSSSGNVPQVQTVQSLHTLQGVQVKKDPDAQQQQQQQQQQQQAMAVSGSAGGQVQQQQVQQVQQVQQQVQQQQQQQQQQQLQHHQIIDSSGNITTATTSAQAAAAAQQQAAGQQQQLVAQSADGSESGAPLSIAQVQTLQGHQIIGNLNQGNNKNILVKKVFILKGGNNT, from the exons ATGTCGCTGCCAATGAATTCGCTGTATTCGCTCACCTGGGGCGATTACGGCACCAGCCTCGTATCGGCCATCCAATTGTTGCGCTGCCATGGCGACCTCGTCGATTGCACGCTGGCAGCCGGCGGGCGGAGTTTTCCCGCCCACAAGATAGTTCTGTGCGCCGCCTCCCCCTTTCTGCTGGACTTGCTCAAG aatacACCATGCAAGCATCCAGTGGTAATGTTGGCTGGCGTAAATGCGAACGATCTGGAGGCTCTGCTGGAGTTTGTGTACCGTGGCGAGGTGAGTGTGGACCATGCCCAGCTACCATCGCTCCTGCAGGCCGCCCAGTGCCTCAACATCCAGGGACTGGCCCCGCAGACGGTGACCAAGGACGACTACACCACGCACTCGATTCAACTGCAACACATGATTCCGCAACATCACGACCAGGACCAACTTATAGCAACGATCGCCACGGCCCCACAGCAAACGGTTCATGCCCAGGTGGTGGAGGACATCCATCATCAGGGCCAGATCCTCCAGGCAACGACCCAGACCAACGCAGCAGGACAACAGCAGACCATTGTGACCACGGACGCAGCTAAACATGACCAGGCAGTGATTCAGGCATTCCTCCCGGCACGCAAGCGCAAACCGCGCGTCAATAAAAAGTCAC CAACGGCACCGAAAATAAGCAAAGTTGAAGGAATGGACACGATCATGGGCACCCCGACTTCTTCACACGGTTCAGGATCCGTGCAACAGGTACTCGGCGAAAATGGAGCCGAGGGCCAGCTGCTTTCATCCACACCGATCATTAAGAGCGAAGGACAAAAGGTAGAGACAATTGTGACCATGGACCCCAACAACATGATACCGGTAACCTCGGCAAATGCGGCAACTGGAGAAATAACAACGGCACAAGGAGCCACTGGCTCATCCGGCGTCAATACGAGTGGCGGTTCATCCACGCCAAAGGCTAAACGCGCTAAACATCCGCCCGGAGCAGAAA AACCCCGTTCGCGGTCGCAATCGGAACAACCTGCTACTTGCCCCATTTGCTATGCTGTCATTCGTCAATCGCGGAACCTGCGGCGCCATCTCGAGCTGCGGCACTTCGCCAAGCCGGGCGtgaagaaggagaagaaaaGTAAGTCCGGTAACGATACCACCCTAGACTCCAGCTTGGAGCTGAACACCACGGCAGAGGGCGACAACACAGTGGGCAGTGATGGACCAGGCGGAGCGGGATCACAAGGAGGACAATCATCCG CAACCAGTGGCAAGAAGTCTAGTAGCGGATCCAGTGGTTCGGGATCGGGAGGCAGTGGAGCAATGAGCTCCAGCGGCAATGTGCCACAGGTGCAGACGGTGCAGTCCTTGCATACGTTGCAGGGCGTGCAGGTGAAGAAGGATCCCgatgcccagcagcagcagcaacagcaacaacagcagcagcaggcaatGGCAGTGAGTGGTTCGGCGGGCGGACaagtgcaacaacagcaggTGCAGCAAGTGCAGCAAGTGCAACAGCaagtccagcagcagcagcaacaacagcagcagcaacagctgcAACATCACCAAATCATAGACTCCTCGGGCAACATAACAACGGCTACGACGAGCGCTCAAGCGGCTGCTGCCGCTCAGCAACAGGCGGccgggcagcagcaacaactagTGGCTCAGTCCGCCGATGGCAGCGAGAGTGGAGCACCGCTTTCGATTGCCCAGGTGCAGACGCTGCAGGGCCATCAGATCATAGGCAATTTAAATCAG ggcaacaacaagaacattTTGGTAAAGAAGGTTTTCATTTTGAAAGGCGGTAATAATACGTAA
- the Trl gene encoding transcription activator GAGA isoform X3, which yields MSLPMNSLYSLTWGDYGTSLVSAIQLLRCHGDLVDCTLAAGGRSFPAHKIVLCAASPFLLDLLKNTPCKHPVVMLAGVNANDLEALLEFVYRGEVSVDHAQLPSLLQAAQCLNIQGLAPQTVTKDDYTTHSIQLQHMIPQHHDQDQLIATIATAPQQTVHAQVVEDIHHQGQILQATTQTNAAGQQQTIVTTDAAKHDQAVIQAFLPARKRKPRVNKKSPTAPKISKVEGMDTIMGTPTSSHGSGSVQQVLGENGAEGQLLSSTPIIKSEGQKVETIVTMDPNNMIPVTSANAATGEITTAQGATGSSGVNTSGGSSTPKAKRAKHPPGAEKPRSRSQSEQPATCPICYAVIRQSRNLRRHLELRHFAKPGVKKEKKTTSGKKSSSGSSGSGSGGSGAMSSSGNVPQVQTVQSLHTLQGVQVKKDPDAQQQQQQQQQQQQAMAVSGSAGGQVQQQQVQQVQQVQQQVQQQQQQQQQQQLQHHQIIDSSGNITTATTSAQAAAAAQQQAAGQQQQLVAQSADGSESGAPLSIAQVQTLQGHQIIGNLNQVNMTDFQQQQQQQQQQQQQQQQQQQQQQQTQPQQTL from the exons ATGTCGCTGCCAATGAATTCGCTGTATTCGCTCACCTGGGGCGATTACGGCACCAGCCTCGTATCGGCCATCCAATTGTTGCGCTGCCATGGCGACCTCGTCGATTGCACGCTGGCAGCCGGCGGGCGGAGTTTTCCCGCCCACAAGATAGTTCTGTGCGCCGCCTCCCCCTTTCTGCTGGACTTGCTCAAG aatacACCATGCAAGCATCCAGTGGTAATGTTGGCTGGCGTAAATGCGAACGATCTGGAGGCTCTGCTGGAGTTTGTGTACCGTGGCGAGGTGAGTGTGGACCATGCCCAGCTACCATCGCTCCTGCAGGCCGCCCAGTGCCTCAACATCCAGGGACTGGCCCCGCAGACGGTGACCAAGGACGACTACACCACGCACTCGATTCAACTGCAACACATGATTCCGCAACATCACGACCAGGACCAACTTATAGCAACGATCGCCACGGCCCCACAGCAAACGGTTCATGCCCAGGTGGTGGAGGACATCCATCATCAGGGCCAGATCCTCCAGGCAACGACCCAGACCAACGCAGCAGGACAACAGCAGACCATTGTGACCACGGACGCAGCTAAACATGACCAGGCAGTGATTCAGGCATTCCTCCCGGCACGCAAGCGCAAACCGCGCGTCAATAAAAAGTCAC CAACGGCACCGAAAATAAGCAAAGTTGAAGGAATGGACACGATCATGGGCACCCCGACTTCTTCACACGGTTCAGGATCCGTGCAACAGGTACTCGGCGAAAATGGAGCCGAGGGCCAGCTGCTTTCATCCACACCGATCATTAAGAGCGAAGGACAAAAGGTAGAGACAATTGTGACCATGGACCCCAACAACATGATACCGGTAACCTCGGCAAATGCGGCAACTGGAGAAATAACAACGGCACAAGGAGCCACTGGCTCATCCGGCGTCAATACGAGTGGCGGTTCATCCACGCCAAAGGCTAAACGCGCTAAACATCCGCCCGGAGCAGAAA AACCCCGTTCGCGGTCGCAATCGGAACAACCTGCTACTTGCCCCATTTGCTATGCTGTCATTCGTCAATCGCGGAACCTGCGGCGCCATCTCGAGCTGCGGCACTTCGCCAAGCCGGGCGtgaagaaggagaagaaaa CAACCAGTGGCAAGAAGTCTAGTAGCGGATCCAGTGGTTCGGGATCGGGAGGCAGTGGAGCAATGAGCTCCAGCGGCAATGTGCCACAGGTGCAGACGGTGCAGTCCTTGCATACGTTGCAGGGCGTGCAGGTGAAGAAGGATCCCgatgcccagcagcagcagcaacagcaacaacagcagcagcaggcaatGGCAGTGAGTGGTTCGGCGGGCGGACaagtgcaacaacagcaggTGCAGCAAGTGCAGCAAGTGCAACAGCaagtccagcagcagcagcaacaacagcagcagcaacagctgcAACATCACCAAATCATAGACTCCTCGGGCAACATAACAACGGCTACGACGAGCGCTCAAGCGGCTGCTGCCGCTCAGCAACAGGCGGccgggcagcagcaacaactagTGGCTCAGTCCGCCGATGGCAGCGAGAGTGGAGCACCGCTTTCGATTGCCCAGGTGCAGACGCTGCAGGGCCATCAGATCATAGGCAATTTAAATCAGGTGAATATGACTGACttccagcaacaacagcagcagcagcaacagcaacaacagcagcagcagcaacaacaacagcagcaacagcaaacacAACCACAACAGACGCTCTGA
- the Trl gene encoding transcription activator GAGA isoform X4 has product MSLPMNSLYSLTWGDYGTSLVSAIQLLRCHGDLVDCTLAAGGRSFPAHKIVLCAASPFLLDLLKNTPCKHPVVMLAGVNANDLEALLEFVYRGEVSVDHAQLPSLLQAAQCLNIQGLAPQTVTKDDYTTHSIQLQHMIPQHHDQDQLIATIATAPQQTVHAQVVEDIHHQGQILQATTQTNAAGQQQTIVTTDAAKHDQAVIQAFLPARKRKPRVNKKSPTAPKISKVEGMDTIMGTPTSSHGSGSVQQVLGENGAEGQLLSSTPIIKSEGQKVETIVTMDPNNMIPVTSANAATGEITTAQGATGSSGVNTSGGSSTPKAKRAKHPPGAEKPRSRSQSEQPATCPICYAVIRQSRNLRRHLELRHFAKPGVKKEKKTTSGKKSSSGSSGSGSGGSGAMSSSGNVPQVQTVQSLHTLQGVQVKKDPDAQQQQQQQQQQQQAMAVSGSAGGQVQQQQVQQVQQVQQQVQQQQQQQQQQQLQHHQIIDSSGNITTATTSAQAAAAAQQQAAGQQQQLVAQSADGSESGAPLSIAQVQTLQGHQIIGNLNQGNNKNILVKKVFILKGGNNT; this is encoded by the exons ATGTCGCTGCCAATGAATTCGCTGTATTCGCTCACCTGGGGCGATTACGGCACCAGCCTCGTATCGGCCATCCAATTGTTGCGCTGCCATGGCGACCTCGTCGATTGCACGCTGGCAGCCGGCGGGCGGAGTTTTCCCGCCCACAAGATAGTTCTGTGCGCCGCCTCCCCCTTTCTGCTGGACTTGCTCAAG aatacACCATGCAAGCATCCAGTGGTAATGTTGGCTGGCGTAAATGCGAACGATCTGGAGGCTCTGCTGGAGTTTGTGTACCGTGGCGAGGTGAGTGTGGACCATGCCCAGCTACCATCGCTCCTGCAGGCCGCCCAGTGCCTCAACATCCAGGGACTGGCCCCGCAGACGGTGACCAAGGACGACTACACCACGCACTCGATTCAACTGCAACACATGATTCCGCAACATCACGACCAGGACCAACTTATAGCAACGATCGCCACGGCCCCACAGCAAACGGTTCATGCCCAGGTGGTGGAGGACATCCATCATCAGGGCCAGATCCTCCAGGCAACGACCCAGACCAACGCAGCAGGACAACAGCAGACCATTGTGACCACGGACGCAGCTAAACATGACCAGGCAGTGATTCAGGCATTCCTCCCGGCACGCAAGCGCAAACCGCGCGTCAATAAAAAGTCAC CAACGGCACCGAAAATAAGCAAAGTTGAAGGAATGGACACGATCATGGGCACCCCGACTTCTTCACACGGTTCAGGATCCGTGCAACAGGTACTCGGCGAAAATGGAGCCGAGGGCCAGCTGCTTTCATCCACACCGATCATTAAGAGCGAAGGACAAAAGGTAGAGACAATTGTGACCATGGACCCCAACAACATGATACCGGTAACCTCGGCAAATGCGGCAACTGGAGAAATAACAACGGCACAAGGAGCCACTGGCTCATCCGGCGTCAATACGAGTGGCGGTTCATCCACGCCAAAGGCTAAACGCGCTAAACATCCGCCCGGAGCAGAAA AACCCCGTTCGCGGTCGCAATCGGAACAACCTGCTACTTGCCCCATTTGCTATGCTGTCATTCGTCAATCGCGGAACCTGCGGCGCCATCTCGAGCTGCGGCACTTCGCCAAGCCGGGCGtgaagaaggagaagaaaa CAACCAGTGGCAAGAAGTCTAGTAGCGGATCCAGTGGTTCGGGATCGGGAGGCAGTGGAGCAATGAGCTCCAGCGGCAATGTGCCACAGGTGCAGACGGTGCAGTCCTTGCATACGTTGCAGGGCGTGCAGGTGAAGAAGGATCCCgatgcccagcagcagcagcaacagcaacaacagcagcagcaggcaatGGCAGTGAGTGGTTCGGCGGGCGGACaagtgcaacaacagcaggTGCAGCAAGTGCAGCAAGTGCAACAGCaagtccagcagcagcagcaacaacagcagcagcaacagctgcAACATCACCAAATCATAGACTCCTCGGGCAACATAACAACGGCTACGACGAGCGCTCAAGCGGCTGCTGCCGCTCAGCAACAGGCGGccgggcagcagcaacaactagTGGCTCAGTCCGCCGATGGCAGCGAGAGTGGAGCACCGCTTTCGATTGCCCAGGTGCAGACGCTGCAGGGCCATCAGATCATAGGCAATTTAAATCAG ggcaacaacaagaacattTTGGTAAAGAAGGTTTTCATTTTGAAAGGCGGTAATAATACGTAA